The following coding sequences lie in one Lolium perenne isolate Kyuss_39 chromosome 2, Kyuss_2.0, whole genome shotgun sequence genomic window:
- the LOC127335121 gene encoding amino acid transporter AVT1I — MCTDKLANGGAASHCPSDDSPDSEQPLLYAHGGLQAGKDPAAARDHEAQCSPEDGGATSLRTYFNGLNALSGVGLLTIPYALAEGGWLSLVLLPVVAAVCCYTGQLLQRCMSASPAVRGYPDIGALALGGKGRFAVSLSMYAELYLVAIGFLILEGDSLNKLFPGTSLSLGPGIVVSGKHLFVVLVSIVILPTMWLRSLSVLAYISASGVVASLVLVFCVLWAAVVDGVGFQGKGKMLNVSGLPTALGLYTFCYCGHAVFPTLCNSMKEKDKFSKVLVICFVACTLNYGSMAILGYLMYGDDVEPQVTLSLPEGKLISKLAIYTTLINPFSKYALMVTPVATAIEEKLLSGNKRSIKNMLIRAFIVISTVIIALTIPFFGELMAFVGSLLSVMVSMLLPCICYLKIFGTARSSMAEVVLIVMIIVLGSLVAATGTYSSLRNIIHKF; from the exons ATGTGTACGGATAAGCTTGCCAATGGCGGAGCGGCGTCGCACTGTCCTTCCGACGACTCACCGGATTCCGAGCAGCCCCTCCTCTATGCCCACGGAGGACTTCAGGCGGGCAAGGACCCCGCGGCAGCGCGTGACCACGAGGCTCAGTGCTCGCCGGAGGACGGCGGCGCGACGTCCCTGCGCACatacttcaatggcctcaacgccCTCTCCG GCGTCGGGCTGCTAACCATCCCGTACGCGCTGGCGGAGGGCGGGTGGCTGAGCCTGGTGCTCCTGCCTGTCGTCGCGGCGGTCTGCTGCTACACGGGCCAGCTCCTGCAGCGGTGCATGAGTGCGTCGCCTGCCGTGCGCGGATACCCGGACATCGGCGCTCTGGCCCTCGGGGGTAAAGGCCGGTTCGCCGTGTCGCTGTCCATGTACGCCGAGCTCTACCTCGTCGCTATCGGGTTCCTGATACTTGAGGGGGACAGCCTGAACAAGCTGTTCCCCGGCACAAGCCTCAGCCTCGGCCCAGGGATCGTGGTCTCCGGCAAGCACCTGTTCGTCGTGCTCGTGTCCATCGTAATCTTGCCGACGATGTGGTTGAGGAGCCTGAGCGTGCTCGCCTACATATCGGCCAGCGGCGTGGTTGCCTCGCTCGTCCTGGTCTTCTGCGTGCTCTGGGCCGCGGTGGTCGACGGCGTCGGGTTCCAGGGGAAGGGAAAGATGCTGAATGTCAGCGGCCTGCCTACCGCTCTGGGGCTCTACACTTTCTGCTACTGCGGCCATGCCGTATTCCCAACATTGTGCAATTCCATGAAGGAAAAGGACAAGTTCTCTAAG GTTCTCGTCATATGCTTCGTCGCATGCACCCTCAACTACGGATCCATGGCCATACTCGGCTACCTCATGTATGGTGACGACGTCGAGCCCCAGGTGACCCTGAGCCTCCCGGAAGGCAAACTCATCTCGAAGCTAGCAATCTACACGACGCTGATCAACCCATTCTCGAAATACGCTCTCATGGTGACCCCTGTCGCGACAGCGATCGAGGAGAAGCTGCTTTCCGGCAACAAGAGGTCCATCAAGAACATGCTGATCAGGGCCTTCATCGTCATCAGCACGGTCATCATAGCCCTGACCATCCCCTTCTTCGGCGAACTCATGGCGTTCGTCGGCTCGCTCCTCAGCGTCATGGTCTCGATGCTGCTCCCCTGCATCTGTTACCTCAAAATCTTCGGCACGGCGAGGTCTAGCATGGCTGAAGTTGTGCTGATCGTGATGATTATCGTTCTTGGTTCCTTGGTCGCTGCAACTGGGACCTACTCTTCTCTGCGGAATATTATACACAAATTCTGA